One Deltaproteobacteria bacterium genomic window, AAGCCCCCAATCTGTTTTTAAAATGACTTTTCGGCCGGCAAACAACATAGAAACAAAAATTACCGCCAAAAAGTATTTTTCATACTGCAGTTCAATGGAAAGGATGAAGGCAATCAGCAAAACTGCAGACAGACAAAACAGCTTGCGATCCACAACCGGATACCGGCAATCGGTGGATTTGATTTTTGTTGAAGTGAAGGAAAGAAGTATAGTTATGAATAGCCAGGCCGACATTACAGAAACCAACGGGGCCATTTCCCTGATAAAGATCGGGAACGAAACACCCCGCTGGTGCCAAAGAAAAATGTTCTGGGGATTGCCGTTAGTTGTGAACTAAACCCCCTGCCCATGGCGGTGGATCCGGAAAGGTTCCACCGTTCCGGCGAGAGATAAAATAGGTCCTTTCTCCGGGAAAGTCCTTTTGGTCGGAACAGGAGGAAGAACCGATGCACGATCAGTGCAGTTTAACGCATGTTCACTGGTGGGCCACCCCCCGGAGGGGGGTAGACCCACAGGGCCGGAGGAACAGGATCTTATAGCAGGAGTAACCGCCCGGCCCTGGAGCCTTTTGGGAAGACAGGCAACCCTAACCGCCGAAGCGGTCCTTCCAGGCCGGGAGCTTCGCCATCATATTCCTGGCCGCATCCTGTGCCACGGACTCGTCCAGGCCCTGTGTTCTGACCATGAACTGGGTCATGCCGGCAAGCGCTTCCTCGTAGGATTTCATCGTTCCGTCGGGCCGTGCACAGTGGACGCAATAATCCTTGCTCTCGTCGCCCATCGGGAAATCCTCGGGTTTCTCCATGGGCATGCCGCATGCGATACACCTCTTACTCATCATCTTTCTCCTTTCTCGGTCGACAGCAATTTCATGAAATGGTCCAGCAATTCACTCCCGTAACGGGCAATGACCGATCCGCCGGGAGCGAAGAGATCACGATTCTGCAGATATTGGTGGACAAGGCCGATCCAGGTGTTGAACAACAGGTGCATGGGTACCTGCTTGATTTTGCCGGCCGCCATCTCTTTCTGAGCCGCCTCAAAGAGGTGGAAAGAGATGGCGGACTGAATACCAAGCAGCGTATCGCGGGCCTGCCTGGGAAGCAGGTGCCTTTCTGCAACCAGCCGGCCATAGAAGGCCTCGTATTGCGCCAGCCCTTCCAGGTGAGCTTCAAGGACGTCTCTCACTCCTTTGCCCCGGTATGCCAGTTCATGCATTTTCCGGGTCACCTTCTCACCGAATTCCTCGATGACTTTGACCAACAGCTCTTCCCGGCTCGGGAAGTGTACGAATATCGTACCGTGGGCGACTCCTGCCTTTCGGGCGATGTCAAGGGTGCGTGTGGCGGTAAGGCCCTTTTCCGAAAACTGCCGAAAGGCCACCCGTAGAAGCCTTTGTCGTGTTTGTTGTTTTTGGGTCTTGCGTGATACGGCCGGGGCTGCAAGCATTTGAGTTCCAACTCATTGAGTTTTTAATCAGTATAATTGAAGGAAAGATATCTGTCAATCATTTTTTGAATGATTTTATGTGCTTAATACGGTATACACAGGAGCAGGGAACCCTTTGTATTCTTCGATGCAGGCCGGAAAATCGGTCTCAAAAAAGAGGAGTTGCAATACATGTCTTCCGACACGAGACACAAATGGACTTTTCGCGCACGTTTCAGGCGTCATGCCTTTGGGTGGCGTTCACAACCGGCCGTCAAGCGAATCAAGGAGGCTGTTTCGGAAATAAAGAAGGCGGCACGGAAGGATCCG contains:
- a CDS encoding zinc ribbon domain-containing protein, whose product is MSKRCIACGMPMEKPEDFPMGDESKDYCVHCARPDGTMKSYEEALAGMTQFMVRTQGLDESVAQDAARNMMAKLPAWKDRFGG
- a CDS encoding TetR/AcrR family transcriptional regulator, encoding MLAAPAVSRKTQKQQTRQRLLRVAFRQFSEKGLTATRTLDIARKAGVAHGTIFVHFPSREELLVKVIEEFGEKVTRKMHELAYRGKGVRDVLEAHLEGLAQYEAFYGRLVAERHLLPRQARDTLLGIQSAISFHLFEAAQKEMAAGKIKQVPMHLLFNTWIGLVHQYLQNRDLFAPGGSVIARYGSELLDHFMKLLSTEKGER